A single region of the Geobacillus subterraneus genome encodes:
- the ureG gene encoding urease accessory protein UreG, giving the protein MEPVRIGIGGPVGAGKTMLVEKLTRAMHRRFSIAVITNDIYTKEDAQFLIKHSVLPEDRIIGVETGGCPHTAIREDASMNFAAIDELKRRHPDVELILIESGGDNLAATFSPELVDFSIYVIDVAQGEKIPRKGGQGMMKSDLLVINKIDLAPYVGASLEVMERDAKAARGAKPVIFTNLKEEIGLFDVVDWIEKQVLLAGLEE; this is encoded by the coding sequence ATGGAACCGGTACGAATCGGCATCGGCGGCCCGGTCGGCGCCGGCAAAACGATGCTTGTCGAGAAGCTGACGCGGGCGATGCATCGCCGCTTTAGCATCGCGGTCATTACGAATGATATTTATACAAAAGAAGATGCCCAATTTTTAATCAAACATAGCGTCTTGCCGGAAGATCGGATTATCGGCGTCGAAACGGGCGGGTGCCCGCATACGGCCATTCGCGAAGACGCATCAATGAATTTTGCGGCCATTGATGAACTGAAACGGCGCCATCCAGATGTGGAACTCATTTTGATCGAGAGCGGCGGCGATAACTTGGCGGCGACCTTCAGCCCGGAGTTGGTCGATTTCTCCATTTATGTCATCGACGTCGCCCAAGGGGAGAAAATTCCGCGCAAAGGCGGACAAGGGATGATGAAGTCGGATTTGCTCGTGATCAACAAAATCGATCTTGCCCCTTACGTCGGCGCCAGTCTGGAAGTGATGGAACGGGACGCCAAAGCAGCGCGAGGGGCGAAGCCGGTCATTTTTACAAATTTAAAAGAAGAGATTGGTCTTTTTGACGTTGTGGATTGGATCGAAAAACAGGTGCTGCTGGCAGGGCTGGAAGAATGA
- a CDS encoding urease accessory protein: MGTIWPVLLFGLLLGMKHATEPDHVIAVSTIASRTKKLSLSSLAGMFWGIGHTLTLLVVGMAMIAFERQIPEQIASYLEMGVGIMIVILGIASFRSTMRLDHHHQGDIHHLHVKSTLIGIVHGLAGSAGMVLLTMTTVKGTWMALAFILIFGLGTVIGMMLFTTFLGIPFVWMKAKQQVMNQWIVKTVSLISIAYGVYYMYHIAAEI, translated from the coding sequence ATGGGAACGATATGGCCTGTGCTCTTGTTTGGATTGCTGCTTGGAATGAAACATGCGACGGAACCGGATCATGTCATTGCCGTTTCGACCATTGCCAGCCGGACGAAAAAACTGTCCCTTTCATCGCTGGCCGGCATGTTTTGGGGAATTGGCCATACGTTGACGCTGCTCGTTGTTGGGATGGCGATGATCGCCTTTGAGCGGCAAATTCCTGAACAGATTGCTTCTTATCTCGAAATGGGCGTCGGCATCATGATCGTTATTCTAGGAATTGCTAGTTTCCGTTCGACAATGAGGCTGGATCATCATCACCAGGGCGATATTCATCATTTACATGTGAAATCGACATTGATTGGCATCGTCCACGGTTTAGCCGGCAGCGCCGGAATGGTGTTGTTGACGATGACGACGGTCAAAGGAACTTGGATGGCGCTTGCTTTTATTTTGATTTTTGGCCTAGGAACGGTCATCGGCATGATGCTGTTCACGACGTTTCTCGGGATTCCGTTTGTTTGGATGAAAGCGAAACAGCAAGTCATGAATCAATGGATCGTGAAAACCGTCTCCCTCATCAGCATCGCCTATGGGGTCTATTACATGTATCATATCGCCGCCGAAATTTGA
- a CDS encoding urease accessory protein UreD, with protein sequence MSWTGRLRCTAVVKNGRTVILDNYSEGALKLMRPVYLDPAHPTLYLVHVGGGYVDGDSYDMEIFLEPSARLMVTTQSAAKIYKTPSTPVRQYTRLSLGEQSVLEYFPDPTIAYEHARFYQETTVYITPSSTFVYGEIITPGWSESGELFRYDWIRSKLKVYQDEALVLFDHLYLDSRQHLTSMLQLGGYTHVGSFVALSPFITKEVLEQFNQFMEEMPKEVRCGFSAAAVPGFSVRILAYETSAIEAIFQRVQQFIRQQCGEKAPVCWRKY encoded by the coding sequence ATGAGCTGGACGGGGCGTTTGCGATGTACAGCGGTCGTGAAAAACGGCCGCACCGTCATTTTGGACAACTATAGTGAAGGGGCGCTGAAACTGATGCGTCCTGTTTACCTCGACCCGGCTCATCCGACGTTATATCTTGTCCACGTGGGCGGCGGGTATGTCGATGGGGATTCATATGATATGGAAATCTTCCTCGAGCCCAGCGCCCGGTTGATGGTGACGACCCAGTCGGCGGCGAAAATCTACAAAACTCCTTCAACGCCTGTAAGGCAGTATACACGATTGTCACTTGGGGAGCAAAGCGTACTTGAATATTTCCCCGACCCGACGATCGCCTATGAGCATGCGCGCTTTTATCAAGAAACGACGGTGTACATCACGCCAAGCTCCACGTTTGTTTATGGCGAAATCATCACGCCTGGATGGTCGGAAAGCGGCGAGCTGTTCCGCTATGATTGGATTCGCTCGAAACTGAAGGTGTATCAAGACGAGGCGCTCGTTCTGTTTGATCATCTGTACTTGGACTCGCGGCAGCACTTAACGAGCATGCTGCAGCTCGGCGGCTACACGCATGTCGGATCATTCGTGGCTCTTTCTCCGTTCATCACAAAGGAAGTGTTAGAACAGTTCAACCAATTCATGGAAGAGATGCCGAAAGAGGTTCGCTGCGGTTTTTCAGCGGCAGCCGTTCCAGGCTTTTCTGTACGTATATTGGCGTATGAAACATCGGCCATCGAAGCGATATTCCAACGCGTCCAACAGTTCATTCGCCAACAATGCGGTGAGAAAGCGCCAGTCTGTTGGAGGAAATATTGA
- a CDS encoding MFS transporter produces MGNRRDLSLLFLVMFLVMAGFGIIIPVLPFYAETIGASPTQLGWLMAVYSLMQFLFAPMWGKLSDQYGRKPMLLIGISGLALSFFLLAAATTLWMLFAARIIGGCLSAATMPAAMAYVADVTTEEGRGKGMGMIGAAVGLGFIFGPGIGGVFSKTSLTAPFWMAGCLALLTALFVFVFLHESLPREKRMNIRTKRPSLAAALQGPVARLYLLQLITTFSLAGLEATFAYFAAERAGLSSTELGYIFMIMGLAGAVVQGGLLGKLIRSFGEGAVIRVGLFLSAVGFFLILFVHSFWTAALYLTIFGIGNGIIRPCVSALLTKYTADGQGSATGVLSSFDSLGRIGGPAIAGWLFTLKSSLPYMSGIVLTFISFAVFQSFQRAMMQKDSAL; encoded by the coding sequence ATGGGCAATCGCCGTGATTTATCGCTTTTGTTTCTTGTGATGTTTTTGGTCATGGCCGGGTTTGGCATCATCATTCCCGTCCTTCCGTTTTACGCTGAAACAATCGGCGCTTCCCCGACACAACTCGGCTGGTTGATGGCCGTTTATTCGCTCATGCAATTTTTATTTGCGCCGATGTGGGGGAAACTATCGGACCAATATGGACGAAAGCCGATGTTGCTCATCGGTATTTCTGGCTTAGCACTTTCGTTTTTCTTGCTCGCCGCCGCCACAACACTTTGGATGTTGTTTGCCGCTCGCATCATCGGCGGATGTCTATCGGCGGCCACGATGCCGGCCGCTATGGCGTACGTCGCAGATGTGACAACGGAAGAAGGCCGGGGCAAAGGAATGGGGATGATCGGAGCGGCCGTTGGGCTTGGATTCATTTTCGGACCGGGGATCGGCGGCGTGTTCTCGAAAACGAGCTTAACCGCTCCGTTTTGGATGGCAGGCTGCTTGGCGCTCTTGACCGCTCTATTCGTTTTCGTTTTCTTGCATGAGTCGCTTCCGAGAGAAAAACGAATGAATATACGAACAAAGCGGCCATCGCTTGCGGCCGCCCTCCAAGGGCCTGTAGCGCGCCTATACCTACTGCAGCTGATCACAACGTTTTCCCTCGCCGGACTTGAGGCGACGTTCGCCTATTTTGCCGCTGAACGAGCGGGACTTTCGTCGACGGAACTTGGCTACATCTTTATGATCATGGGGCTTGCAGGAGCCGTCGTTCAAGGGGGGCTTCTTGGAAAACTGATCCGCTCATTCGGGGAAGGCGCTGTCATTCGTGTCGGGCTGTTCTTGTCAGCAGTTGGCTTTTTTCTCATTTTATTCGTTCACAGCTTTTGGACAGCCGCGCTCTATTTAACGATTTTCGGCATTGGAAACGGCATCATCCGCCCATGCGTCTCCGCGTTGTTGACGAAATATACGGCGGACGGCCAAGGAAGCGCAACAGGCGTCTTATCATCGTTCGATTCGCTCGGCCGCATCGGCGGTCCGGCGATCGCCGGCTGGTTGTTCACCTTAAAGTCCAGTTTGCCATATATGTCAGGGATTGTGCTAACATTCATTTCCTTCGCTGTTTTTCAATCGTTTCAACGAGCCATGATGCAAAAAGACTCGGCCCTTTGA
- a CDS encoding GNAT family N-acetyltransferase, translated as MNIVPTKQLDRAIVNQFFNDHWGSPQMVVSTGIYTCSELDGFAAVENGSRIVGLITFVIRGNECEIISLDSIMENRGIGSALLHEAEAWARQQRCTAVQLITTNDNLHALRFYQKRGYQIVNVFPNAVDKARQIKPNIPKTSPDGIPIRDELLLVKPLA; from the coding sequence TTGAACATCGTTCCAACCAAACAGTTGGACCGCGCCATCGTCAACCAATTTTTCAACGACCATTGGGGAAGCCCGCAAATGGTTGTCTCGACCGGCATCTATACCTGCAGCGAGCTGGATGGATTTGCGGCTGTTGAGAATGGATCTCGGATCGTCGGACTCATTACGTTTGTGATTCGTGGAAACGAATGCGAGATCATCTCGCTAGACAGCATAATGGAAAACCGCGGCATCGGCAGCGCCCTTTTGCATGAGGCAGAGGCATGGGCGAGACAACAAAGGTGCACGGCTGTTCAACTGATCACTACCAACGACAACTTGCATGCCCTTCGTTTCTATCAAAAGCGCGGCTATCAAATTGTGAACGTCTTTCCCAACGCTGTCGACAAGGCGCGACAAATCAAGCCAAACATTCCGAAAACAAGTCCTGACGGCATTCCTATTCGAGATGAGTTGTTGCTTGTAAAACCACTGGCGTGA
- a CDS encoding urease accessory protein UreF produces the protein MTDQQLLWLLQLSDSNFPSGAFSHSFGFETYMYNEQICDAKTFGDVLVAYIQTQLTYTDGLACRIAYEQLEVDRMEGLRRLNDTLFALCLAKETREGTRMIGGRLWKLCRDIYGVDELDEIVQTTRSIHPAIVFAAVGRKIGAAKQTTVLTYLFASVQTMVQNAVRGIPLGQTDGQKLLVMAQPYLIHAASIIETLDEEELGAAAVGLEIAQMQHERLPVRLFMS, from the coding sequence ATGACTGACCAACAGTTGTTGTGGCTGCTGCAGCTCTCCGATTCGAATTTTCCGTCTGGAGCATTTTCCCATTCCTTTGGGTTTGAAACATACATGTACAATGAACAAATTTGCGATGCCAAAACGTTTGGCGATGTGCTTGTCGCTTATATTCAGACCCAGCTGACGTATACGGATGGATTGGCGTGCCGGATCGCCTATGAGCAGTTGGAAGTCGACCGTATGGAAGGACTGCGGCGGCTGAACGACACGCTGTTTGCTCTCTGCTTGGCGAAGGAAACGCGAGAAGGAACGAGAATGATTGGGGGGCGCTTATGGAAACTGTGCCGCGACATTTACGGAGTCGATGAATTGGATGAGATCGTGCAAACGACGCGGTCCATTCATCCGGCCATTGTGTTTGCGGCGGTTGGCCGCAAAATCGGAGCAGCCAAACAAACGACGGTGCTGACGTATTTGTTTGCTTCCGTACAAACGATGGTGCAAAACGCGGTCCGCGGCATTCCCCTCGGCCAGACGGATGGGCAAAAGCTGCTCGTCATGGCGCAGCCATATTTGATTCATGCCGCGAGCATCATCGAGACACTCGATGAAGAGGAGCTCGGGGCGGCAGCCGTCGGCTTGGAAATCGCGCAAATGCAGCATGAACGTCTTCCTGTTCGATTGTTTATGTCGTAA